In Papaver somniferum cultivar HN1 chromosome 9, ASM357369v1, whole genome shotgun sequence, the genomic stretch AACTCCATATACGGAGACAACTATGGAGCTGAGAGTGCTGGCTAGTACAATTACAGATGAGCTGATGGATTGTTTGTGCTGTGTTGATGTTGACTGGAATTGCTAATGCCATGGAGATTAGAAGGTATAATGTAAGTCTGAAGATGTTGGCTCATGTTGCAAGTGTGTGTATATGGTTGTGGTCATGAAGATGTTGCGGGTAGAGTTACAGTATGATGAATATGTAAGTCTGCTTATTGGGTTTGTGATTGAAGATGTGAGTCTGCTTACTGGTGATGATAGTGCAGCTGTTAGTGGCGATAATAGTGCATCTGTATTGAGATGGAAGTGTAGGTGGTAAATGAATTGATTGGTCTGCAAGAAGAAGAATAAGTAGCAGTTTTGTGGTATTTGATGTTGATATGTTGTTTTTGTATATAcgaatctgtggtgcaatggtGGCACAACTGACTATATGTCAGAAAATCTGTGTTCGACTCACACCAGGTTCACTCATTtgtgtataatttttattttttggagacaacttgtgatagttgcctccatatttggagacaacttgggcTAGTTGCTTTCACTTTTGGAGACAACTTTATGCTAGTTGCCTtcacttttgaagacaacttgaGCAAGTTTCCTCCACATTTGGAGACAACTTCAGCAAGTTGGATCCATTTTTGTTTTGCAACTTATTCCTGTACATCATATTTATTGGAGACAACTTCAACAAGTTGCCTCCACATTTGGAGACAACTTCAGCAAGTTTCCtccagatggtggtggtggaattggtAGTTGCTGGTGGTGATTGATGGCGGTGGatgaaagtggtggtggtggtcgtagGTGGTGGTCgtcgttggtggtggtggtcgtcggtggcggttggtggtggttggtggtggtggtcgtcggtggTGGTGGGCGACGGTGGACAGTGGTGGTAGTGGTGAACAGTGATGGTGGGCAGTAGAGGTAGTGTTTTCGTGTTTTTTGTTTTGAATAGTGGTTAGTAGTTTTGTATATACACTATACAAAACAGGGTATTTTAATAATGTATTAAGCTTAGGGAAATTTATAAAGCTCATATGGGTATTTTTACAAGGACCTCCATAATAGGGGTATGTAGATAATGTTCCCTTTCTTTTACGTATGATTTTGTCTTATAAAATCCGCGCCGGGTGTCTCATTATTTCATCTTTCACATCACTGATGATTGCAGGTGGGATCAAAGGAATTTTCTTACAAATTAAATGAGATGCCGGTGGAAACTAAATCGCACTAATTTTTGCGGAAGAATAATATTTGTTCCTATTATTCCCAAAATCTTGCATATACTCATGCTCAACAATTTACTTTATACGAGAGAGAGTTAAAAGATATGTTATCTATGGATGATTTGATATGATTAAATTTATTTCACCACCTACTAGTTTGTAATAATAATAAGAGATAGATTAAGAAAATATCCCTCTAACAATAACAGAGAGAATGTCCGTAATAGTGCCCGTTTTTGGCGAGTTATTCTTTTTGTCGTTGACCTTAGTCAAAATTAGGTTTCAGAGTGGTTTTTGGTGTTCTAGTTTCAATCTGAGTGTTTAATTGGATTCAATGTTCTCCCTTTGTGGTTGTTGAAGAGTAGATTTCATCATCTTGAGCAGGTAAGTGATCTAAAATTTgagttttctaattttatatcacCTTATTGGGTTGTTAGGGTTGTTGGTTGGGTGTTTTACAGGTTTGCAGTGATTTCTCTTTGAACTGTCAGTTGGGGTTCTCTTTAGTTTGTTCCTAATTGTTGGTTGATCATTCTTCTTTGGTTTCTGGTTTCCttgttctcttcttttctttgccTAGTTCTTTTCAAACTATATTCCTTTCTTCTCTGCCTCCTCTTTCTCTCTGTTTTTGGTTTtccttctttgatttgtttagatCGTCTCCATGCCTCCCCTTACCTATTTAGATTTGAAATATTCGACCATACTTCACTTGATCTTGATAATCTCTCAATGGGTATCTCTTAAATTAGTGGGTAACCTAATCTTCAGAAGTACAAAATTCTTTAGGTATAAATTTAGATTCATAGAAAAGAAAGATACTAAGGGAAATCTTCTGCTTATGGCTACTCCCTCAAACTCTTTAAACAATTCTATAGAAATCTCTACTGATATTGTAAACAACCTAGCTGCTAACATGAAGAACAACCTTAACCTTGAAAGTGCAATAGAACCGGTTGTTTATTTAGACAAACATATGGTGTTGGAGAAAGAATGTAGACTTTACTTTATGTATGCAGTGAAGGATTTGTTGTCCTGTAACAATATCAACTAGCAGAGTCAGAAATCTAGTTAGAGATATGTGGCTGATGTTTAAAGAAGTCATTATCAAGAATTTTGGAGCAAGACTAAATGTTCACTTATACAGATTTGGTCCGGAGATTGATATAATGAGGATTAAGGATGATGGTCCATGGTGTTTAGATGGATACTTGGTGGTGCTTATTGAAATACCAAATCAAGGATTTGTGTTTGGTGCTGCTATAAACATGGATTATGAGTTATTCATAGTGTTTTTATGTAGAATCCCAAATCATTTTCTTACTCCTGCTGCATACAGATCCATGGCAGCTGCTATTGGTGAATTGTGTGGGTTTGCAGAACCAATGGGTCTCTCTCCAGATCATAAAACTGTTAAGATGTTAATCAAAATCAATGTAACGGGTGCTCTACCAAGGAGGGTGCTAGTAAGAGCTCAAGAGGAGGAAGCATGGATATCGGTTAACTATAATGTCATGCCATGGAGGATATGTGCGATTTGTAAGGTTTTGGATCATCGTGTGGAACCCTGTGTAGAAGGAGAAGATGTGATGATAATTGAAGATTCAGCTAATGTTGAAGTGAATGATGATCTTGTGGAAGAAGAATCTCCTATTGCAGGTCGCAGTGGTCATGTTGATATGAGCAAGGATGGTGTCAGCAAAGCACAAATCAATGCATCGGAAGTAGAAATGGCTCGTGACTCCATTGTTGTTTGTATTACTAAGGAGGGAGGGTCAGGGGAATGCTCTAAGGAGTGTAATCCTAATCTATCAGGTTTGGAGGGGAGGAATAATTCTAAGTTAGATCTGGTAGCTGCTCAAATAGTGGCTGATGCTGAAAGAACTAATGAGGACAAGAGAATGGTGGAGGAACGAAATCGTATTAAAGGCAACAGAAAAGTTGTTTTGGAAAAATCGAAAGATAAAGTAAAGTTAAGAGAGGAAGTTGCTCAAATGGGGATATGTTCTGGTGGGcaatttgataggcacatttttgtgtcttatataatctcaattgtatatattattagtgttcgattttatatttattatgactttttatgtccctgtaggtatttttggagaaataagcttttgcggcgaaattggctaaaaaagtggtttttgcgctcgtgggagaaaattactatacggactctcactttggataagcggtaacctaattactaaggggtgacccatttccaggcatctgctaaagggagaccgggactggctaaggggcatccttcttcacatttcaaattaacgttttggcgggaaaagaaatgttTCACGAACAGTTTTTAGGATTCGATTGTTGGACGATTTCTAAAGAGACTC encodes the following:
- the LOC113307595 gene encoding uncharacterized protein LOC113307595 isoform X2, whose product is MRIKDDGPWCLDGYLVVLIEIPNQGFVFGAAINMDYELFIVFLCRIPNHFLTPAAYRSMAAAIGELCGFAEPMGLSPDHKTVKMLIKINVTGALPRRVLVRAQEEEAWISVNYNVMPWRICAICKVLDHRVEPCVEGEDVMIIEDSANVEVNDDLVEEESPIAGRSGHVDMSKDGVSKAQINASEVEMARDSIVVCITKEGGSGECSKECNPNLSGLEGRNNSKLDLVAAQIVADAERTNEDKRMVEERNRIKGNRKVVLEKSKDKVKLREEVAQMGICSGIFGEISFCGEIG
- the LOC113307595 gene encoding uncharacterized protein LOC113307595 isoform X3, with the protein product MAAAIGELCGFAEPMGLSPDHKTVKMLIKINVTGALPRRVLVRAQEEEAWISVNYNVMPWRICAICKVLDHRVEPCVEGEDVMIIEDSANVEVNDDLVEEESPIAGRSGHVDMSKDGVSKAQINASEVEMARDSIVVCITKEGGSGECSKECNPNLSGLEGRNNSKLDLVAAQIVADAERTNEDKRMVEERNRIKGNRKVVLEKSKDKVKLREEVAQMGICSGIFGEISFCGEIG
- the LOC113307595 gene encoding uncharacterized protein LOC113307595 isoform X1, which codes for MWLMFKEVIIKNFGARLNVHLYRFGPEIDIMRIKDDGPWCLDGYLVVLIEIPNQGFVFGAAINMDYELFIVFLCRIPNHFLTPAAYRSMAAAIGELCGFAEPMGLSPDHKTVKMLIKINVTGALPRRVLVRAQEEEAWISVNYNVMPWRICAICKVLDHRVEPCVEGEDVMIIEDSANVEVNDDLVEEESPIAGRSGHVDMSKDGVSKAQINASEVEMARDSIVVCITKEGGSGECSKECNPNLSGLEGRNNSKLDLVAAQIVADAERTNEDKRMVEERNRIKGNRKVVLEKSKDKVKLREEVAQMGICSGIFGEISFCGEIG